The Rhodopirellula halodulae genome includes the window GTTCTCATCCGATGACCAAGGATGAGATGGAGCAAATTTCGCGACGAATGCTGGAGGAAGCCGATCTGCCCGAGAGTTATCTCGGATGGGTGATGGTGATGATCAGCAGTGCTTTCTGGGCGGATGAATTGGCATCGGTGCCGCCGGAACGCCGGTTGTTTTTGCTGCCGCACTGCTTGAAGCACGCGGAAGGTTGCCCCGCCGAATACGACCAATTCGGGATGAACTGCAAAGAATGCGGTGCGTGCAGCATCGCAGATTTTCGTTCGATCGCGGAAGACATGGGCTATCGAGTCTTGGTGGCCGAAGGTTCACCGGTGGTGATGAAAATCATCGTCGGTGGATACGTGGACGCCGTCGTCGGTGTCGCTTGTTTGAACGTTTTGGAAAAAGCGATCGACAAGGTTTTGTTGGCTGGTATCCCGTGCATGGCGGTGCCTTTGCTGTCGAGCGATTGCCGAAACACCAAGGTCGATGAGCCTTGGGTGGAGCAGATGATTCGGACTCCGTACAAGCCAGCGGCTTCGAAAACGAAGAGCTATGTGCACCTGATGCGAGCGGCGGGATCCTTGTTCGAAGACGCCACGCTCGAACGTTTAGCACCACGGCAACGGGACAGCCAAGTCATCACGAATACTCTGTCGCAGGGTTATTCGCCCGGCACGCGGATGTTGGAATCCGGGCCGACCGAAAACACAGTCCGGGCTGCTATCACGCCGGATCAATTGGAAGGCGTCGATCCGATTGCCGCGACAGAAGCCATCGCGATGGATTTCCTGGCTCGCGGGGGTAAGCACTCACGCCCGTTCATCACGATGGCCGCCTACGATGCGATGACCGGTGGCGAAGGAACGGGTGCCGAGGGCGAAGCGTCGCTAGAGAAAATGCCGGACGCGGTTCGACGTGCCGCACTGAGCATCGAAACGTTTCATAAAGCCAGCTTGGTTCACGACGACATCGAAGACGGCGACGCTTATCGCTACGGCCAGCCCGCGGTTCATCAACGGTTTGGAATGGCCAGTGCGATCAACGTGGGTGACTACTTGATCGGGTTGGGGTATCGATTGCTCAGCCGAAATGTGATGGGCGATGAAGTGGACGCGGAGACTCGTGTCGACTTGCTGGATTCGTTGGCTGCCGCTCACGTTCGCTTGTCAGAAGGTCAGGGAGCAGAACTGCTTTGGCGAGACGCGAAAGATCGCCGATTGACTCCGCTGGATGCCTTGAAAATCTATGCTCTGAAAACGTCACCGGCGTTTGAAGCGGCTCTTTACAGCGGTGTTCGGATGGCGGGCGATGCGACGGAGTTGGTCGATCCGATTCGAAAGTTCAGCCGGAATTTGGGTGTGGCGTTCCAAATTATTAACGACCTGAATGACTGGGTGGGGGAC containing:
- a CDS encoding polyprenyl synthetase family protein yields the protein MIGLSTGSPSYPASVQPTNDLADDATSAVRTSGRRRKTSHLKEVPETLAMRESLRDRCAEVAAKLDRSHPMTKDEMEQISRRMLEEADLPESYLGWVMVMISSAFWADELASVPPERRLFLLPHCLKHAEGCPAEYDQFGMNCKECGACSIADFRSIAEDMGYRVLVAEGSPVVMKIIVGGYVDAVVGVACLNVLEKAIDKVLLAGIPCMAVPLLSSDCRNTKVDEPWVEQMIRTPYKPAASKTKSYVHLMRAAGSLFEDATLERLAPRQRDSQVITNTLSQGYSPGTRMLESGPTENTVRAAITPDQLEGVDPIAATEAIAMDFLARGGKHSRPFITMAAYDAMTGGEGTGAEGEASLEKMPDAVRRAALSIETFHKASLVHDDIEDGDAYRYGQPAVHQRFGMASAINVGDYLIGLGYRLLSRNVMGDEVDAETRVDLLDSLAAAHVRLSEGQGAELLWRDAKDRRLTPLDALKIYALKTSPAFEAALYSGVRMAGDATELVDPIRKFSRNLGVAFQIINDLNDWVGDDFNKMTAGADVIGGRPTLLWALALEHLDADDQQRLLNLANDDCELSNRERLTRTRELYEKANVFEMSLQLIDKHQARAEKVADEIENESLRRLLYFLVDTVLERPEALSPEEESSKTPAVVSIGVVAR